A window of Rosa rugosa chromosome 7, drRosRugo1.1, whole genome shotgun sequence genomic DNA:
ATGATCATTGCAGCAATAAGTACGGTGTTTATTGCGGTTTTAAGGGTGTAATTATCATCATAAGTGTGTAAGTAAATGTAGCCATACAAGCGAAGATAATGATAGCTTGTTCTCCAAGTAAGTCGTtgcctatataaaggaggcttgATGCCCAGTTATGACATCTCATTCAGACTCTTTCTATCACACATCGTTTAGACAgttactgacttaggcatcagaggatttctgcaggtaccccccatCTCTTCGAGCCGACGGTGAAACATCAGTTAACGTCCAAAGGAAGTTTCTCGATCCTTCTTGGTTAGCTCTGGCTCCAGCCCACATTCATTGGTCAGTCAATATCCTCTACgaaatttttcgtcaccaacaaaTGACATTGTTTGTGGAAAACACTTGTCTCTAAAAAGTGATGGCGAAAGCTGAACCTCAACGAATCTTATTTCTGTCACTGAGGACTGGAAGTGACGAAATCCAAACCCCAAATAGACCTGCACCAAACCCAGTTGGCAACATGAACTTGCCTCTAGTTGATGAGACGCAAAGACTAAGGCAAGAACTCGAGCAACTCTGGAAGGAAAAACAAGACTGAGAGGGTTGCAAACGGCGAAAACTCAAAACAATTCTACATTCGACAGCGACTCGTCAGACGAATAGACCAGTGGTGACCTTCTCCAAACCAATAGAGTAACAAAAGTGGGGGCCAGCGGCATCACCAGCGGAGGTTCCGGAGGACCCTTCATCAAGGGGGTGAGAGGCACATTGAATAGAGGACTAAACGGCGGAACCAGAGTAGGCCAATCAAAGAGAACATGCAATGAGGCACATTGAATGGAAAAAAACATATCAATGAATGCAAGCAGGCCGGTCCTCGAGAGCTCACGACTGAAATCACAAGGGACGTTGGTAAGTCTCCCTTCACAGATGACATCTTCAATGCCACGAAACCTCGCAGGTTCACCACCCCCGTGTTCCAAAAGTATGATGGGACTACCGACCCCATGGATCACATCAAGGGGTAGAAATAGCAGATGTCCATCGAAACAACTGATGAGAAGCTGATGTGCAAGCTCTTCCCGTCAAGCCTCACGGGGTAGGTGTCAACATGGTTCCAAAATCTCAAGCCCCAATCAATCCCAAATTTTGACACGCTAAGCCGAGTTTTCATTTCGCAATACTTCTGTAGTTGTAAGCAAAGGAAGGATACGGTGATTTTGTTCAGCACCAAGCAAAATATGGAAGAGAAAATAGGACAGTTTTTTGAACGGTTCAAGGCTAAAATGTGACACGTCAACTGTGAGCCTCAATTTGCCGCGATTGCATTCAGAAAAGGACTCCTCCCAAGCACACCCTTATACGAGAGTTTTTTGCGTGAACCCCCGACCCTAAGATACATGGATGACATAATTACAAGAGTCGAGAGGGAGATCAGGATAGAGAGGGCAAATGAGGCACAAGAGGTCTGAGTTACTTGTTGTCGTCTCCTCGAGAGAGGTCGACTGAAGTAACATTAAGAAGGACATTCAGAGTAATTGTTGTCTTAGCAGAGGTATACCTCGAGATTGTTCCCTGAAGAATGGATTACAGTCCACCCCATAACCAAATACAAAAGACATAGCCACGAAGGAATATTTGAGAAGCCCCCCTCCCCcccctcccaaaaaaaaaaaaaaaaccggagTCCAGTAACGAGGATGAGAGAAATAAATATTGCTCACTCCATTAGGCAAGGAGGCACAAAATATATAAGTGCGAGAGAGTGCGACCAGCAATCCTTACAGCAGTGAAGGCTGATAAACTTCTTCAGTATAAAACGAAATAAATCGAGACAACCAGGGTGGCCATGGAAAAGTCCACATGCCGAAATTCATCTAGAGTAATGGAGAAGGTACGATAATCTGGTGACTTCATTTTGATAAAAAATGGCACGACTAGTAAAACttaggtaaaaaaaattaaaagagtttAGTATTTTTGCGCATGTTGATATCTCATTCAAGAGACTAttgaaattatgtattttgcCCAAGAATAATATTACTgggactggttcctcgagtaggataGTCTCCTTTAATTTGCATGACtagttcctcgagtaggacagtcgCCATTAATCTGTatgactggttcctcgagtaggatagttgcattcaatttgtagaaactggttcctcgagtaggacagttgcttTGATTTTTAGGAgttggttcctcgagtaggataGTTGATTTGATTCGCAGGttctggttcctcgagtaggacagttgccttaaCGCTTCGAAACTGGTTCCTCAAGTAGGGCAGTTACTTTTGATTTGTAGAGTAGGACAGTTATGTTTGATTCGTAAGAGCTGGTTTCTCAagtaggacagttgccttaatggtTAAGAACTAGTTTCTCGAGTAGGATAGTTATGTTTGATTCGTAGGAGTTGGTTCCTCAAGCAAGACAGTTGCCTTAACACTTCGGAACTGGTTCCTTGAGTAGGACAGTTGCGTTGATTCATAGGAGCTGGTTCggtggttcctcgagtaggacagttgccttaatgCTTTggaactggttcctcgagtaggacaatTACCTTAATGTTTCGGGATTGGTTTCTCGAGTAGGACAGTAGCCTTTGTACTCTATCAAGATTTTACCACATTAAGGGGAGTGATCACGTTCAAGGCGACGAGTAGTCATCGAGGCTAGCGTCACCGTCATCGAAAGAAGTGTCACGGGCATGGAGACCAACCTCACGGTTACCAAGATAACTGTCTCGGTCACTGAGAAAAGCATTGCGGTTATCGAGACCAACGTCACAGTCATGGAGAACATCATCATGGTCATGGAGAACGGCATCACGGTCATTAAGAAAAGCGTCACAGTCATTGAGAAAAGTGTCGCAGTCATAGAGACCAGCGTCACAGTCATTGGGATTAGTGAGGGGGCAAGCGTCCACACCCTAGGGGAGAGCATCGACGTCTTGGGGGATAGTCATCTACGTCCTTGTCGGCTACATCCAAGGGGATCGCCCCGACGTCCTAGGGGATTGCTGTCGAAGTTCTCGTCGGCTACGTCCAGGGGTATCGACCCTGACGTCCTCGTCGGCTATGTTAAAGGGGATCGACGCCGACGTCCTAGGGGATTGCCGCCTTAGGGGATCATCACCGACGTCCTCGTTGGCTATGTTTAAGGGGATCGATGCCGACGTCGTCATTGGCTATGTCCAAGAAGATCGACACCAACCTCCTAGGGGGTCGTCGTCCAAGTCCTAGGGGATCAATGTAGATGTCCTAGGGGATCATCGTTAATTTGCATTCTAGGGGATCGTCGTCCACGTCGTGGAGGATCGACGCCGATGTTCTAGGGGATCATTGTCCATGCCATAGGAGGCCAACACTCGTGCTCAAGGAGGTCAGCACTCACGCTCAAGCGGACCAACACTCCTGCTCAAGTAGGTGTCCGCGACTAATGCTCAAACCCATCGAGATGACAAACTCACCTCCAAGTGACGACCTTGTTGAGGTTCGAGGAAAAAAACTCCATCGAGGTTAAAGGGAGAAAGAGATGTCCAAAGAGATAATTTGGGGGTATTGTGGGAGTAGTCAACCATTTTTGACATGCAAGTGTGACAAATAACCAGGTATGAATGCGGTTATAAATGCGGTCTTCATTGTGGCTATAAATATGACGATCATTGCAGCAATAAGCACGACGTTTATTGAGGCTTTAAGGGCAGTGGCGGTTACCCaattagtgcagcaataattaTCATCATAAGTGTGTAAGTAAATGCAGCCATAAAGGCGGAGATAATGACGGCTTGTTCTCTAAGTAAGTCGTTGCCTATATAAAAGAGGCTTGATGACCAGGTATGGCATCTCATTTAAACTCTTTCTATCACATATCGTTTAGACAgttactgacttaggcatcagagggtttTCTGAAGGTACCCCTCCTCTTCGAGCCAACAGTGAAATATCAGTTAACGTACAAATGAAGCTTCTTGATCTTTCCTTATCAGCTCCCgttccagtccgcattcattggtgagtcagtATCCTCTAgggaatttttcgtcaccaacagtCGTAAAAATAAGATGGAAGAAAAGGGTGATAACAGATCAATCCTCTTTTGCCTGATATTGATGATGAGAAAACGTTTGTGGGCTGGGTGTGTATTGTTGATGGGTATAATTAAACAATGATACAATTGGAAATATACAGGGCAATTTTTTAGTACCGGGTGCATTGAGATATTTGTTGGATACATTTAGAAAGTTGTTAGGTATATTGTGTAATGGTGCCCATAATTAACACGTTTTACATATctgataaataaataatataaaaaataaataaaaacttaagAGCTGATTTTGAAAGTCTATTGCTGTAACCGGATTGGATCAAACGGTCGAGATCAAGTGGAACCCTTTTCGTTATCCTTTTACACAGGCCGAGTCTAGGTAGCTTTCTCATTGTCTCTCCCGCTCTGAAGTCTGTACTTGTTCGATGGCCACTGTCCTCAGAAGTCCACCTTTGCGGGCACCAACACCAAAACCTTCGTACGTTTGGTCTCGACACTTGACCCCTCAAACCTCTCTGCCGTCTCTCCGCTCCCTCAAGCTTTTGCCGTTGGCTTCCCACCGTCAAATTGAAACCACCAAACACGTCCAGGTACTATTCATACTTTCTGAACCCTTGTTTGCGGTCCTTCAGGCATATGTCCAGGTCCTTGATTGTTTACTTCATATATTAGCAATTGCTTTTACTAACATGTTGTTCAATCATGGGTGAAGGCAGATATCCCAAGGAGAAGGACGAGCATTGGAAATCCATACCTCAACAGATTTGCACAGTAATCATTTTCTCCATAACTGATTTTCATTGTTACCTTTATGTATCACACTAAATTTCTTGTAATTTGACATCATTTTATGCCCTGAAGGAGCAAAATAACACATGCATTACTTGACTTTTAATCACGACTGAAGGCAGTCATGCTAAATTAGTTCCAGTTTTTATGTCAGTTCAATTATACCGATATTCACTAACAGATGTTGTGTTTACCTGTGTCTGGAATATGGATCATTTTATATGTAGAAATcaaaatttcgagttctgcatacaatttttatatttagttgttagtttttgtttttccttttgccTGTTTCATGTTTATTTGTAAATCGCAAGGCAAAAGTTTTATCTAGAAGTTACACGCAAAAAAGAAACAGCCTTAAATGCCAGACTGCTCCCTGAGGTTTGCATAAATTGTCAACGACGACTTGGTGGGATTTTAGCGAAAGAAACTGTTCTTTTACTAGCTACTTATATCTGaacaatttaaaaataaataacagtGTTGTCCAAGTTGATCAATGCAGAATCATTTCATATTAGTCCTCCACTCCTCCACCTAAGAGGCTAAGACCGATATGAAATATATGAATTTTGATATTATTGTGAAgtttttgcttttatttttatttccatAGGCCGACTTTTCATGTCATGAACAGTGTTATAATAAGTCTGTAGTCTTTTGGGACACTATTTTTTCTTCACATCTCTTTTGCTCTTTCCCAGTACATACTTTTTATCAAGCTATTGGGAATCATCTCTGTGATTATAACATTTTGTTGCAGAGCTTTTTAGGAAAACTTTGGTTACCAGAGGTATTCAAGATGTGAAGAAGCCTTATACATGGATATCTACATTCTTAATTGGACAGAGCTTATGGCTGATCTCTACACCAATGGCACAATCACGTGAAATTATAAAAACAAATGTGGTTTATGAGACTGGAGAGTTATTTGAATTGGGAATTCAGCTTTCATACTTGCTACTATTGTTGGGTTTTCTTGGGATTGGAACCTTCTTTGTGATTCGTCAAGTACTTGTACGTAGAGAACTTGATCTTTCTGCCAAAGAATTGCAAGTAAGAAACTGTGTTTTTTATCATGCTCTGTTCAAAAGCATACTTTTCTACAATATTGACATTGAGTAAAAAGATTTAATTCTCTAATCTTTTGTTGCTGTAAGGGATATTGGACATAGGTAGTTGATAACCAGTTACTCACACTATGccttttttgtattttgttttgtttccgaATATCAGGAGCAGGTACGAAGTGGCGATGCTAGTGCAACGGAGCTTTTTGAACTTGGAGCAGTGATGCTGAGGAGAAAAATTTATCCAGCTGCTACTAAGTACTTGGTTCAGGCAATTGAGAAATGGGATGGGGATGACCAAGATCTTGCTCAGGTGTGATAAATTTTCAATGTTAAATACATGGTTCTCACTTtatcttcaagtaaacacactctaCTGGATCCAGCAAACAAAGATCATCATTTTTGGCGTACAATTGTTTTATTGACCTAATTGTGCCTATTTGACAGTTTTTGTATGCCGTTCTATTCAATCTATTGATTGAACATTTTATGACATAGCAGTTGGCTActgaaggaaaaaagaaatatcAATTGGAGAAATTTGTTCATATAGTCATTTGTGTATACCCCTACTTGGTTGTagtattataatttttttttttttttatatttgttttggTGTTTCCAACTCTGAAGCTCATAAAACCTGCGATTGCAGATGCATACTTGGTACTCGTTCCATTGCATCTGCTAATGGTTTCCATCGCCACTAAATTGTCAATGTAACTCATGCTTAGTGCGTTTTGTATATGTAAATGCTTTCAAAAGAGCACTAACTCCATGCTGTTGTATGTGTTGGTGTATCCAAAGTTCTTGACATCTTCATATAAATTAACGTTCTCATGATTTGGTAGTCTATGTAGCAATGGTTTAAGTTTTGACCTTTAATCTCTTTCCACCCTGTTCTTTAAGTTCATTAAGGCAAACCATAGAGGGAAAGAGGGGGGAAAAATAAAGAACATCATTTGAACAAGATGTATTTCTTTTATGTTACTTGCATCATGTTGTGAAGCATGGTTTGTGCTGATATTATTGTTCACCTTTCATATGTATGAATAGGTTTACAATGCCCTTGGGGTCAGTTATGTCCGTGATGGGAAGCTTGCTAAGGGAATTACCATGTTTGAAACTGCGGTGAAGCTTCAGCCAGGCTATGTTACTGCTTGGAACAACCTTGGTGATGCCTATGAACAGAAGAAAGACTTTAAGTCTGCCCTGAATGCATTTGAAGAAGTGCTTCTTTTTGATCCTAACAACAAAGTGGCGCAACCACGGCGAGATGCTTTGAAGGAACAAGTGAAATTGTACAGAGATGTCCCCGTTAAAACAAAGGAGAGATAATTTGACCTGGTATGTATCAAGTGTTATCTGATCTACGGTTGGTGAGGATCTAAGTCAGCCACACCTTATTTAAATTGGCTTGATGATCTGAAATAGCTACTGATAGTTGAGGTATCATTGGTTTTGTATGGTCCCAGATTACGGACTGAATAGTCCCATTTTGCATTTTCTAGCATCTGAGTAATTTGATCTGTAAAACATGATTCGTAAGTAAATGCTCTTTGTTGTATAATCATCCGGATATCAGTATGTAAGTATCATCACCTTGCCCCCCCAACAGCCCTCTGGGTTTTGAACTTCTGGTCCAACCTTGTAGGCCAGCTGTGGTCAAGCTAGTTTTTGCATAATTTGATATATCTACTCAACAAATGAATTTTCAATGCAATATTATATATGATATTACACAAAAGAGATTAACATTTACGATCCACAGTACTTTCCTCATTTGGTTGAAATCCTTGCAAAAAGGCAAATTTGAAATTACTGAGAAAGTTGGCATGCTGGTGAGCCGTAGGCTGCTGGGTAAGGGTTCTGGCAACATATTCCGATCGGTGGTTGGAGAGTTCCTTTGTGCTCTGATTAGTGGTAACGACCATTCTAAATTGAAGCCAGATGATAACTTGTGCATTATAGACAAACTGTGGCACTCAAAGCCTTGTTAACAAACACTGAGAGTAAATTACAAAAATTatatccaaaaagaaaagagagagaatcaaTTTCAAGTATATTCAGAGGCCATGACTCGTGAGATGTTGTGTGGTTGCATTGAGAGTTGGAAGCTTCACCTTTTGTGGCTCACCGCCGTAAGACATTCGAGGGTGGAACACAATGTACATGGTTTCATTAGGGTCGTCATCAGCTTGCAGTTGCAGGGTATAGAGTAGCTGTCCTGCAGCATACCGGCCTAGAAGCTGGTACGATCTCTCTGATCGATCCATCGCAACACAAACGTCATCCCCACCTATGAAAATCAGCGGTAAATATGAACTTATGTCTTAGTTATGTTCGATCAGCATACCTAGCTAGTGATGTCTTAGTTATCCTCAGTCAAATCATTTTTATCAGTCTGTTATAGAAGAAATGAtttctgattttaattgtatgttTTTTCACGAGCAATAATCCTTGTGATCTGAAGTTCAATAGTTAATAGGATTTCAATTTAGAGATAAGAGACTCACAGGCGGCTAACTCTATTTGCGTTTGGTAAATGAAATCGAGAGCTGCAGAGATTTGTTGCTCAAACTCGTAAAATGGCCCAGTTTTGAAATTCATCTTTCTAAGCTTACACAGTCCCTCTCCCAGCTCCATCATAGCTCCTTTATGGTTCTAACCACACAACAGCATCAAAGCCTAACTAATTATCAAATTAGTCAACAAAGGTAGAAATGTAATACTAATTCTTATTCTTACTTATTGGGATTGCTCTAAATATGCACCTGGTTGAATAGGTGATGGAATCCCACGGCGCATTGTAGAATACCATGAAAAAGAGTTCGCGTGGGTTCTTCAGCTTTGTTCCAAAGTGACTCAAGAAAGTCATGGCACTTGTAGTATTCTCTTGTGTTGAAAAGGACCACTGCTTCATCAAAGCTGCAATCCTCAGCTTCGTCTTCACCTTCTCCAGCATCTGAGAATCGATATGAAATACGAAAACAAGACGAGTAGTGCCTGCAGCTGTGTTGACTTGTGTAGCTGCTGAAAGGCTTTGAATAATATTCAGAAGAGCAGAAGGTTGTTGGGTTGGTTTGAGAAGGGAGGAGAGAGTTTGAGATCGATGAGCGAGAAAAAACAGGACTAGTTAAACTGCAGATAGCAGAAGCTGGAAACGCCATGGAATTTCGTGGAGGAAATATTTTGACAGGTCATgctatattttatttttccacATTCGTGTGGTGCCTCTCGGAATGAAGTTAAACTAGCCACATACACGATAGACCCCAAAACATAAAAGGCTTCTCACATTAGAGGCCGACGAAATATATGGCAAAATTtggaaagattttttttttccttttttttttttgaggaattCGACAGATTTTTCTTGTAGAGGAAGAGTCTTCCTACGTGGCAATACAACTTAGGGTTGCAAATAGGCTTGATACAGCTCGTGTTTGACTCGTTTTTAGCTCGTTCTTCTTGTGTTCATAAGATTAATGAGCTGAGGTTGAGCTTAATATTAAGCCCAACAATTAAAAAAACGAGCAGACCTTGAATTAGGATATATTCGGCTCGTCCAGCTCGTAAGTAGATCATATATTTCATGAGTAGCTTGAGCTTGTTAAAACTCTCTCACTTAACCTAataacagatttttgttcccacctacacaatttaacaacaaatgaccattttgccctaagcctaattaataaactacagcattgccactctctctctctctctctctctctct
This region includes:
- the LOC133722142 gene encoding tetratricopeptide repeat domain-containing protein PYG7, chloroplastic isoform X1, with the translated sequence MATVLRSPPLRAPTPKPSYVWSRHLTPQTSLPSLRSLKLLPLASHRQIETTKHVQISQGEGRALEIHTSTDLHKLFRKTLVTRGIQDVKKPYTWISTFLIGQSLWLISTPMAQSREIIKTNVVYETGELFELGIQLSYLLLLLGFLGIGTFFVIRQVLVRRELDLSAKELQEQVRSGDASATELFELGAVMLRRKIYPAATKYLVQAIEKWDGDDQDLAQVYNALGVSYVRDGKLAKGITMFETAVKLQPGYVTAWNNLGDAYEQKKDFKSALNAFEEVLLFDPNNKVAQPRRDALKEQVKLYRDVPVKTKER
- the LOC133722143 gene encoding uncharacterized protein LOC133722143 — its product is MAFPASAICSLTSPVFSRSSISNSLLPSQTNPTTFCSSEYYSKPFSSYTSQHSCRHYSSCFRISYRFSDAGEGEDEAEDCSFDEAVVLFNTREYYKCHDFLESLWNKAEEPTRTLFHGILQCAVGFHHLFNQNHKGAMMELGEGLCKLRKMNFKTGPFYEFEQQISAALDFIYQTQIELAACGDDVCVAMDRSERSYQLLGRYAAGQLLYTLQLQADDDPNETMYIVFHPRMSYGGEPQKVKLPTLNATTQHLTSHGL
- the LOC133722142 gene encoding tetratricopeptide repeat domain-containing protein PYG7, chloroplastic isoform X2 — encoded protein: MAQSREIIKTNVVYETGELFELGIQLSYLLLLLGFLGIGTFFVIRQVLVRRELDLSAKELQEQVRSGDASATELFELGAVMLRRKIYPAATKYLVQAIEKWDGDDQDLAQVYNALGVSYVRDGKLAKGITMFETAVKLQPGYVTAWNNLGDAYEQKKDFKSALNAFEEVLLFDPNNKVAQPRRDALKEQVKLYRDVPVKTKER